A window of the Hydrogenobacter hydrogenophilus genome harbors these coding sequences:
- a CDS encoding GTP-binding protein yields the protein MKLKLVYFGSSLAGKSTNVKKLYEILKDKGIAKGDFVSMETDEQRTLFVEMFVSSIDIDGVNVDVKILTTPGQFRLHPLRKVIMKGVDGLVFVVDSSIERKQVNFLVMRETAAVLKEQGEDLMRFPVVVQYNKRDLPDAMPIEEMQMMYNPWDADFVEAVAIEGRGVLETFVKAIKNILVFKYAKDSSL from the coding sequence ATGAAGCTAAAGCTTGTTTATTTTGGTTCAAGCTTAGCAGGTAAAAGCACCAATGTGAAAAAGCTATACGAAATTCTTAAAGATAAGGGCATAGCTAAGGGGGATTTTGTGAGTATGGAAACGGACGAGCAGAGAACACTTTTTGTAGAGATGTTTGTAAGCAGTATAGACATAGATGGAGTAAATGTAGATGTGAAGATCTTGACCACACCCGGACAGTTTAGACTTCACCCACTCAGAAAGGTCATTATGAAAGGTGTTGACGGACTGGTTTTTGTAGTAGACAGCAGTATAGAAAGAAAACAGGTCAATTTTCTGGTGATGAGGGAAACAGCAGCGGTGTTGAAAGAGCAAGGAGAAGACCTCATGAGGTTTCCAGTGGTAGTTCAGTACAACAAAAGAGACCTTCCAGATGCCATGCCAATAGAAGAGATGCAGATGATGTATAACCCTTGGGATGCGGACTTTGTAGAAGCGGTAGCCATAGAAGGTAGAGGTGTATTAGAGACTTTTGTAAAAGCCATTAAGAACATATTGGTGTTCAAGTATGCAAAAGATAGCTCTTTATAA
- a CDS encoding roadblock/LC7 domain-containing protein, with the protein MELDLIEYEIEDSIKNKISRILENLISKTSAHIVVLSDDAGRIVDIKGKETAEDRSEFIASLMSGIFGAASEMSKMLSIEELDLLQFEGRKVDVIIKAIKPRFLIGILVDKGVALGSVRLFLREASQELEEIFSNIKLLPAKKIKVDVKTLEEKLNRIIGA; encoded by the coding sequence ATGGAACTTGATCTTATAGAGTACGAGATAGAAGACAGTATAAAAAATAAGATCAGTAGAATTCTTGAAAATCTTATTTCCAAAACATCCGCTCACATAGTAGTTCTAAGCGATGATGCAGGCAGAATTGTAGACATAAAGGGTAAAGAAACTGCGGAAGATAGGTCGGAATTTATAGCAAGCCTCATGAGCGGTATATTTGGAGCTGCTTCAGAGATGTCCAAAATGCTCTCTATAGAGGAACTTGACCTTCTACAGTTTGAAGGTAGAAAGGTTGATGTGATAATAAAAGCTATAAAACCCAGATTCCTCATAGGCATATTAGTGGATAAAGGGGTTGCATTAGGAAGCGTTAGACTATTTTTGAGAGAAGCATCTCAAGAGCTTGAGGAAATTTTTTCTAATATAAAACTCTTACCTGCCAAAAAGATAAAGGTGGATGTGAAAACTCTTGAGGAAAAATTAAACAGGATCATAGGGGCATGA